The window TCAATTGCAACCATAGCTTTGAGAGctacttttatatatagtattatatattattatatgtatattattgaGATTACCCTAATCATTTACAATTTACACTTATAATTGCTTATAAGTACTCCTCCTCAATATTgttgttttcttcattttgatAAAAAGGCAAATactgagaaaataataaaaaaatcagatAAGTATATGTAGACCAGAATAGTGATGGTTGGACAATTAAACGGAATAAGCTGATTTTGTATAGAGGACTACGCAAAGCATCTAAATTAAAGAACGGTTAAAGGCACATTTTCTACCCATTAAACAAATCAAAGGTCTTGGATTACATTTGCTAATATTCTATTACTACGTTTGAGTTGACTAATAATTAATGGTGTGAAAGAAGATAATGATGATGAGACGTTAATTACATATAACATTTGtgtataaaagaaaagagagagagagataaggtataatcaatttaaaaacatAAGGGAAACTATACTTTATGTAAAAGagtgaaagaaagaataaaaggatGGGAATAGCTACTGTTCTGAAGATACCAATTTGGATTCCAtgcttttggttttttaaCCAATAACAAGAAGAATagaaccaaaacaaaaaaaaaagaagaaacaaaatgcAATGGAATGTTAAAAGGGTTCCATCAAACGGACTAAGACAAGAGACTTTTTCAGTGAATGGAGGAGACTCCCACTACACAAGAACAATTGTTGGGAACGATGTGGAAAATTGGATGAAAGAATTAAATCGCTTTCGTGTTTGTGTTTTCTGGCAGTTCCTAAAGAATCGAATTACACAATGACAAAGACTTGTATAGATTGAGTCTTGATCGCAATTCTAAAATTTGCATGTGTTTAGGCATGGGGAATTCGATTCTCTTGGCTTTCTAGATTGATTTTCGCATATATATGTTTGCCCATTAAGTTAATTCTCCCAACAAATCATGGAGTAATCaacttttgaaaattaaacctttgaaTCCATTCAAAATGCCTTCCATGACAGGAAAGAGTGAGGAAAGGATTTCTTTTGACTTTATGGCAgctaaattcaaaataaaatgttttatctGCCATTTTTCCTTCCACTTCATCCGTGGAGTTCTTTTTTTCCCCACCGATCATCATGTGTTGTGTAATAAACGTACATATGCGCGTACAAAGATACCCAAATCCACTCAAAATGGAAAAAGGGGTGTCGGATTAGTCAGACTCATCCGGAACTTTGTGTAAAGTCCACAAAAGCTGAATAAGCCGAAGCTAGTGACCTACCCAACCCAAAAGAAAGTTCGACCTTGTATCCATTTGTCAACTTAATATGCTTAAGTCGTTATCAACAACAATGAATTCAAACGACAagccaaataaaataaatacaaaatttgacataaaattttttttcctttaaactggttttttcctttcgaatttccttatttttggtatgaattcAATGGCAAATACAAAAGGGTTGAGCCAATTTGTGCTCGAGAATATTATAATGaatgcttaaattcaaatattattaagacacacaaataaatcaaacatTCAAAACATGAATATATTTAGGACTTTAGTAACTGAATGTGTTCCACAACTTGTTTGGATTTTGCCCACATGCTTGACTTTGTCCATTAGAGCGGGGAGAAAAACGAagttagaaagaaaaaaaaatggaaggaTTCTAGAAGTTGGATAATTTTCTAAAGTCAAATTCAGCGTCGTTACAATGAGAAAGGACAGGGAAAGAAACACCTACCTATGCTACTTGTTAGGGACTAGGGTAGTGCAGAAAATGACCAGGTGGTTTGACAATTCTTACTAGATATATGGAAGAGTTAGCCGAAGAAATCAATGGGGTGGTGGCGCAGTTGGCTAGCGCGTAGGTCTCATAGCTTCTGAGTTATCCTGAGGTCGAGAGTTCGAGCCTCTCTCACCCCACTTTTTTAAGTATGAAAATCATAACTGACAGCCCAACTTGGATAGTATGAAGTTATTCTCTCTTACTAGCTCGCCAACCTGCTGATTTACACAAACTCGTTGCTCCAGTATAAAAATTGACAGACATTAAGcttataaggaaaaaaaacaaatggcTAAGAACAAATAATCTGGTATCAGATATTAAGATCTTGCTAGTAAGACTTTGCACTAtcaattaagctcaaatagCATTGCACAAACTTGTTTTCTTAATTgacattttctctctttccacTTTCTAATCATATTTGTGCTACCAGAATGCTAGGcaatatttaaattcaatgtagGAGAGAAACTGCTTGCCTTACAGTTTACTTATGGGATGTTTTGCCGAAACTGGTAGTTGCTTTTATAAAAGAAGCTAAATTTGTATATGTTTTTACTGTGGTGACATGATCAGATTTGGAATATCTACTCTCAGAGAACAAACCAGCCACAACCATTTGCACCCGAGAACAAAAACTCAAATATGAACTTCTGCATCTAGAGAAATCATAGTATATTGATACAAAACAGAGGAGAGATTGAGATACCATTCATCATTACCCAAAAACTCTTGATGAACATCTCTTGGCAATTGATCACTTAAGTTTTAAACATACTGCAACACTGATCAAAATTAATGCCAGTCTACTATTCCTCCAAATGTTGTAGAGCCCACCCCTTCCCATACTTCACCAGAGCCTACTTCCTCACTGTCAACACCTTCCATGTCACAGTCCCACCAGCCACAACCATTTGCATCTGCTAGGCAGGGAGCAAAAAATCAAGAATCTAATAGAACTTCACCCGTAAAGaacttaaaatgaaaaaaggaaaatgaaagagaaCAAAAGCTTCATAGAACTTCACCAGATAATGTATTATGATTAATTCTTGAAGAAATCTTAGGAAATAATTATGCTTACAGTGATTATAATGGGGTTTTGGTTTCTTGTTGCTTAGAGAACACTcccttcttcctcttttctttggttttggTGGATCATCTCCCAAAACTAGAAAAGGCCTTCGTGTTCTGTGCTCTTCAACTAAACCTGGTAATCCACACAATTCAAGTTCATAACCCCTAATGTAAAACATCATAATCAACTGAAAAATGTAAGATTAACCCAAGCTCATCAACTTTCATATTTAGCAGTCAGAGATGTTACAACTACAACAGAAAATCTATATAGGGTGCAAACTTACCATCCGTTATTTGACAAGAAAATGGTAAAATATGTAATACACTAACAATTGACATCTTTAGCTAATTAAGCCATCCTTTATGTTTCGTCTAACTTCTACTTCATGTTCATTTCACTTGCAAATGCTCCCCAGACTTGTTATAAGCTTTCTGTCTTTCTGAGCCAATATACATGACATTGACCTGTGTCTGGATAGTTCATTAAAGAAGAATTGCTTGACCATGTCTATATATTTGAGGTTGACATTTCTAACATTTAAAACCAAGACACCAGAAAAAGCATAGTTTTTCATAATTGGTGTCCACTTTTCCTCAAGCAAacttagaaacaaaaaaacaaaagcattcGATACCTTCAAATGGATTCTGTCTTTTTCTTgaagtttcttctttttcttcttcttcaccaACACCACCTGAACTTACCATACAATCTACTTTCTCAGTGCTATCTTGCTTAAACTGCTCAAAAACAACTTTGTCAATAACATCTTTTTTCTCTGTTTCCTCTTCTTTCTTGCTCTCATTCTGCTTATTAACAGAGTCCCCTTCTTTCCGAAGCAATAGCGATGAGAAAGGCCTTGATTTCTCCTATCAAGAATTGGgttattttcaatttgaactaagtaagctaaaaaaatatattaaaaatcttGGCTGCCAGGAAATTCTAAGTAATCAAGTATTAAAGAAAACATTTTCTCCACAAAATTCAGAGGCTCAAAAATGAAAGTTACAAAAGGGCAAAACATTACCTGTACGGTTTTGGGAATTCCAGAACTTCTGGGAAGCTTTCGGTTCAGGAAATCTGATAATGACGTAAACTTCTTCGAATCTTTGTTACGCGAATCCTCTTTTAATTCCTCAGAGCTAATTTCATACAGAGTTTTAacccaaaccaaaaaaaatcaccaaactccaaaacaaaaatagatcAAGAGAGACGAGGGCAAGCGACATTATGATCGGTTTACTTACAAATTGGAAGAGCGTGAGAGGAAGGTTGAAGCAATAGTGTACTGCCCGAAGACCCTTGTCGGAGTTTGCTTTGaattcatttcctttttcttgttcttcacTTCTTCAACCGCTGCttatatcttttcttttttctgcttcgatttttagaatttgatctccatttttgaaaaatcgaggtctgtttttctagttttggtcagtaactaaattttttgcttcaattttatctttttatggGTTTGGGCGCCAAGTTTTTTGGaagttttcacttttcaaaaaattttttgcaCCCGCTGGAAACAAGCAAGATGCAGTTTATGGGTTGAGACTTGAGATTTGATTTCGGTAATCTCTCCTACGTctcaaacattttatttgtgTTCATTTTAATCCTTAATCTTTAAAGTATTGTTCTGTGACTCCTTACATTAACTTATTGAAGTAAATGCaattcagttttttttttggttttaggGAATGCAGATCTACACACAATAGGTCAATAATCAATGAGCAATGGCAACTAAAGCTAAATGGCAGGTTCAAATCTAATTTTACAAACTAGGAATCTTTTCTTCGATATTCAAAAGGCAGCACATAAATAATCCAAATGAGAGCAGAGAAGCGCATAGCGCGTGGAATCGGGTGTTCCACGTCATTATGATGTGTTACAATGGCGGGCGAGGGGCCTTATTCTTGCTGAGAGAAATGAGATTAGGGCTAAAGTTAGCACATAGCGGATGCATGAAGAATTGATAACAGGTTAGTTACAGACATGAGTGATCAATCTTCGGAACAACTCCTCATTTCAAAGGTAAAAGCAAAGAAGTTTGAGTCGATCACGCAAAAAGAAATGGAAGCTTTGTGTTCTGACTCAAATATACTTGAATTTAACATTCCAGTTTAGTTGGAGAAACATCAGAAGGCATGATCAAGGCACTACTGCTGCAGCTGTCATAAAGAGCGGCATAAAATGCTAAAATGGCTCAAGTAATCATAAAATACTATGAAATTCCTGACCATCTGCTATCTTTAGGGCCTAATCCCAATCCTTCAATAAGTTTCAATTActgcaaatatatatatacaaaaaaaaaaccctctCAATCATTAAATATGCCGTGATTATCGAGTTGGGAATTGGGTGGATGGATGGAAATTGAGGTGGCAGATTTCTTCTATGAAcaatttgacaatggttgtaCAATGATACAATGGCCAGCAAGGTCTTATTGCTGGATAAGGCGAAAAGTTACATACATAGCACAGATGCATGTGATTTGATAACAGACAACTTTAAGAACCACAATAGTCTTTCATTGAAATGATCAATACTAAGACTTGAGTGATCAATATTCAGTGCAACACAGCTAAACTGCTAAAGGCAACAATTTTAACCTTCTACCCTCTCAAGTAAAGTATTAGTTGAATATAGTATACTCCAATCTAAAGTAACAGAAGCCACTTTCTAGAAGATCAGCTTCTCTTTGCTTCTACTGGTTTTCTAAGACAGCATATTTAGTTAACAAATTGAAAGGTTTGGTTTCTCacacaaaatcaagaaatggTGTCACACTCCAAATTGGTAGTACTTGGATTAAGATACCACTTCTACAACTATAGTATACCACGCTAGCAAATATTCCCACCAAACATGTTGTATATATATGTCACAAGCAATAATTTTATCACAGCATACTATGGAAATTCTTGTCTATCAACTATCTTTAGGCCTAATATCAATTCCTTCAATAATGAGGCCTTTCTTAGCGGTAGAATTATCAACCTCCCGTAACCTACAAACAGCTTTCCCATCATCTCCATGTTCATTGAAGAACTCACCCAACTTAACCTCCATCCACCCATCCCCTCTCTCACGAGAAAATTGAGGAATATTAGATGAAGGGTCCAGGAATACACGAAAAGTACGCCCAGCATCACTTTCTTCTAACTTGACATGCAGGTCTACAGGTTTTTTGTCAAATCCAGATCTAGATGTTGCAAATTTATAGACAAGGTAAGCTACATAAGCTGTCTTAGGAGACAAAATTTTAGTCTCTATCACCCCCTTCACATCCAGTGACCATACTTGTTTGAGCTCAGCAACTTCAGAGAACCTAAAAATGCAGTCACATATGCATTATTCATTGGAAATGACATTTTGATCCCTAAGACAGTATTATATAGCAACATAATTGTAAACTTTTGAAACAAATAAGAAGATAATAAAAGAGCAGACAAACCTAGACTGAGGC is drawn from Theobroma cacao cultivar B97-61/B2 chromosome 4, Criollo_cocoa_genome_V2, whole genome shotgun sequence and contains these coding sequences:
- the LOC18602755 gene encoding uncharacterized protein LOC18602755 isoform X1; protein product: MNSKQTPTRVFGQYTIASTFLSRSSNFSEELKEDSRNKDSKKFTSLSDFLNRKLPRSSGIPKTVQEKSRPFSSLLLRKEGDSVNKQNESKKEEETEKKDVIDKVVFEQFKQDSTEKVDCMVSSGGVGEEEEKEETSRKRQNPFEGLVEEHRTRRPFLVLGDDPPKPKKRGRRECSLSNKKPKPHYNHYANGCGWWDCDMEGVDSEEVGSGEVWEGVGSTTFGGIVDWH
- the LOC18602755 gene encoding uncharacterized protein LOC18602755 isoform X2, encoding MNSKQTPTRVFGQYTIASTFLSRSSNFSEELKEDSRNKDSKKFTSLSDFLNRKLPRSSGIPKTVQFKQDSTEKVDCMVSSGGVGEEEEKEETSRKRQNPFEGLVEEHRTRRPFLVLGDDPPKPKKRGRRECSLSNKKPKPHYNHYANGCGWWDCDMEGVDSEEVGSGEVWEGVGSTTFGGIVDWH
- the LOC18602756 gene encoding putative F-box protein PP2-B12, which codes for MKSDITSVLPEECISYILSFTSPTDVCRSKLVSPVFRSAANSDTIWGKFLPSDCYEIISNASSSLSKRLTASMSKTQLYFHLCNRGVLINNGTMSFGLDKATGKKCYMMGARRLSIAEVNTPTKWRWKCLPQSRFSEVAELKQVWSLDVKGVIETKILSPKTAYVAYLVYKFATSRSGFDKKPVDLHVKLEESDAGRTFRVFLDPSSNIPQFSRERGDGWMEVKLGEFFNEHGDDGKAVCRLREVDNSTAKKGLIIEGIDIRPKDS